From the Streptococcus oralis ATCC 35037 genome, one window contains:
- the trpA gene encoding tryptophan synthase subunit alpha, producing MPKTLTEKLNAIKAAGKGIFVPYIMAGDHEKGLDGLGETIHFLEDLGVSAIEVGIPFSDPVADGPVIEEAGLRSLAHGTSTQALVETLKTIQTEVPLVIMTYFNPLFQYGVENFVKDLADTAVKGLIIPDLPHEHANFVEPFLADTDMALIPLVSLTTGLERQKELIKGAEGFVYAVAINGVTGKSGNYRADLDKHLAQLHQVADIPVLTGFGVSSQEDVERFNAVSDGVIVGSKIVKALHQGEPIEDFIKQAVAYQK from the coding sequence ATGCCTAAGACACTAACAGAAAAATTGAATGCTATCAAAGCAGCTGGAAAAGGAATTTTCGTTCCCTATATCATGGCTGGAGACCACGAGAAAGGTTTGGATGGTCTCGGTGAAACAATCCACTTTTTAGAAGATTTGGGTGTTTCAGCCATTGAAGTGGGTATTCCCTTTTCAGACCCTGTTGCAGATGGCCCTGTTATCGAAGAAGCAGGTTTGCGCAGTCTAGCTCATGGGACTTCTACCCAGGCTTTGGTTGAAACCTTGAAAACCATTCAGACTGAGGTGCCACTGGTCATCATGACCTACTTCAACCCCCTCTTTCAGTATGGTGTTGAGAACTTTGTCAAAGATTTGGCAGATACAGCCGTTAAGGGTTTGATTATCCCAGACCTGCCTCATGAGCATGCCAACTTTGTAGAGCCATTTTTAGCAGATACAGACATGGCCTTGATTCCCCTAGTTAGCTTGACCACAGGCCTTGAACGACAAAAAGAATTGATCAAGGGAGCAGAAGGCTTCGTCTATGCTGTTGCCATCAATGGGGTGACAGGGAAGTCAGGAAATTACCGTGCAGACTTGGACAAGCACCTGGCGCAATTGCATCAAGTAGCTGACATCCCAGTCTTGACAGGATTTGGTGTGTCTAGTCAAGAAGACGTAGAACGCTTCAATGCGGTGTCAGATGGTGTTATCGTCGGTTCGAAAATTGTAAAAGCTCTCCACCAAGGAGAGCCAATTGAGGACTTTATCAAACAAGCAGTAGCTTACCAAAAATAA
- the trpD gene encoding anthranilate phosphoribosyltransferase — protein sequence MKEIIEKLAKFENLSGVEMTDVIERIVTGRVTEAQIASLLLALKMKGETPEERTAIAQVMRGHAQHIPTEIHDAMDNCGTGGDKSFSFNISTTAAFVLAGGGIHMAKHGNRSISSKSGSADVLQALGINLDLKPAELGKVFDKTGIVFLFAKNMHPAMKYIMPARLELGIPTIMNLTGPLIHPMALETQLLGISRPELLESTAQVLKNMGRKRAVVVAGPEGLDEAGLNGTTKIALLENGEITLSSFTPEDLGMERYAIEDIRGGNAQENAEILLSVLQNEPSPFLETTVLNAGLGFYANGKVASIKEGVALARQVIASGKALEKLRLLQEYQK from the coding sequence ATGAAAGAGATTATTGAAAAACTAGCAAAATTTGAAAATTTATCAGGTGTGGAAATGACGGATGTCATTGAGCGTATCGTAACTGGGCGTGTAACCGAAGCGCAGATTGCTTCTCTTCTCTTGGCCCTTAAGATGAAGGGGGAAACACCGGAAGAACGCACAGCCATTGCACAAGTCATGAGAGGGCATGCCCAACACATTCCAACTGAGATACATGATGCTATGGATAACTGCGGTACAGGTGGGGACAAGTCTTTCAGCTTTAACATTTCGACAACTGCAGCCTTTGTCTTGGCTGGTGGCGGCATCCACATGGCCAAGCACGGTAACCGTTCGATTTCTTCTAAATCGGGTTCTGCAGATGTCCTTCAAGCATTGGGTATCAATCTTGACCTCAAACCAGCTGAACTAGGTAAGGTTTTTGATAAAACTGGAATCGTCTTTCTCTTTGCTAAAAATATGCACCCAGCTATGAAGTACATCATGCCCGCTCGTTTGGAACTAGGAATTCCAACAATCATGAACTTGACTGGTCCACTGATTCACCCAATGGCCTTGGAAACACAGCTTCTTGGTATTAGTCGTCCAGAACTGCTAGAAAGTACCGCTCAGGTTTTGAAAAATATGGGGCGAAAACGTGCCGTTGTGGTTGCTGGACCAGAAGGTCTTGATGAAGCCGGCTTGAACGGAACAACCAAGATTGCTCTTCTTGAAAATGGCGAAATTACCTTATCCAGTTTTACTCCAGAGGATTTGGGGATGGAACGCTACGCTATTGAAGATATCCGTGGAGGGAATGCTCAGGAAAATGCAGAGATTTTGCTTAGCGTTCTTCAAAACGAACCAAGTCCATTCTTGGAAACGACAGTTTTAAATGCTGGTCTTGGTTTCTATGCTAATGGTAAGGTTGCTAGTATCAAGGAAGGAGTTGCCTTGGCTCGTCAAGTGATTGCTAGTGGCAAGGCCCTTGAAAAACTCAGACTGTTACAGGAGTACCAAAAATGA
- a CDS encoding Asp23/Gls24 family envelope stress response protein produces MSNVDKNVEKKDVAVVSQDIKGELTYEDKVIQKIIGLSLEKVPGLLDVDGGFFSNLTEKIINTDNVTHGVNVEVGKEQVAVDLNIVVEYQKNVPALYKEIKDVVVSQVTKMTDLEVVEVNVNVVDIKTKEQHEADSVSLQDRVTDVASSTGEFASEQFEKVKSGIGSGVAAVQEKVGEGVEAVKGEAKENARVH; encoded by the coding sequence ATGTCAAACGTAGATAAAAATGTAGAAAAAAAAGATGTTGCTGTTGTTTCTCAAGATATTAAAGGGGAACTCACTTATGAAGACAAAGTAATCCAAAAAATCATTGGTCTTTCACTTGAAAAAGTACCTGGACTTTTGGATGTGGATGGAGGATTCTTCTCTAATCTAACAGAAAAAATTATCAATACAGATAATGTCACTCATGGTGTCAATGTTGAAGTTGGGAAAGAGCAAGTTGCAGTTGACTTGAACATTGTTGTTGAGTACCAAAAGAATGTCCCTGCTTTGTACAAAGAAATCAAAGATGTTGTTGTATCACAAGTTACAAAAATGACTGATCTAGAAGTAGTTGAAGTCAATGTGAATGTTGTTGATATCAAAACGAAGGAACAGCATGAAGCAGATTCAGTTAGCCTCCAAGACCGAGTAACTGACGTGGCTTCTTCAACAGGAGAATTTGCTTCAGAACAATTTGAAAAAGTGAAATCTGGTATCGGTTCAGGTGTTGCTGCTGTTCAAGAAAAAGTAGGTGAAGGTGTTGAAGCCGTTAAGGGCGAAGCAAAGGAAAATGCTCGCGTACACTAA
- the trpE gene encoding anthranilate synthase component I, with protein MERIIHGDVLSPILAYMRLKGQHKVILESIPRDKETARFSILAYNPVFEIKFENGVLYQNGQVIDRDPLDFLYEVTHKNQHHSDLPFGGGAIGFVGYDMISLYEEIGQIPEDTIGTPDMHFFVYESYMVFDHKKEKIHVIEDALYSERSQEDLEKALNQVLEELRIPAPNEFEDLDLSPLDFKPHIAPQKFEEMVETARDLIRNGDMFQCVLSQRFSAEVTGNPFDFYRNLRVTNPSNYLYFYDFGDYQIIGASPESLVSVKNGVVTTNPIAGTRPRGATDEEDKALATDLLSDEKETAEHRMLVDLGRNDIGRISETASVQVTKYMEVELFRYVMHLTSVVKGRLLPDLTAMDVLKATLPAGTVSGAPKIRAMRRIYELETEKRGVYAGAIGYLSATGDMDFAIAIRTMILKDQTAYVQAGAGIVYDSIAQNEYQETINKAKSMTRIGELRP; from the coding sequence ATGGAACGAATCATTCATGGAGATGTCTTATCACCAATCTTGGCTTATATGCGCCTAAAGGGGCAACACAAGGTTATCTTAGAAAGTATTCCGAGAGACAAGGAAACAGCTCGTTTTTCTATTTTAGCCTATAATCCAGTTTTTGAGATTAAGTTTGAAAATGGAGTCCTTTATCAAAATGGTCAAGTGATTGATCGGGATCCCTTGGATTTCCTTTATGAAGTGACACATAAGAACCAGCACCATTCAGACCTACCTTTTGGTGGAGGAGCCATTGGTTTTGTTGGTTACGATATGATTTCGCTCTATGAGGAAATCGGTCAAATCCCTGAGGATACCATTGGGACGCCAGACATGCATTTCTTTGTCTATGAGAGTTATATGGTCTTTGACCACAAGAAGGAAAAAATCCATGTTATCGAGGATGCTCTTTACAGCGAGCGTAGTCAAGAAGACTTGGAAAAAGCCTTGAATCAAGTGCTGGAGGAATTACGCATCCCTGCTCCAAATGAATTTGAAGACTTGGATTTATCTCCGCTGGACTTCAAACCGCATATTGCTCCTCAGAAGTTTGAAGAAATGGTGGAAACCGCTCGTGACTTGATTCGTAACGGGGATATGTTCCAATGTGTACTCAGTCAACGCTTCTCAGCAGAAGTTACTGGAAATCCATTTGACTTCTACAGAAATCTTCGCGTGACTAATCCATCCAATTACCTCTATTTTTATGACTTTGGGGATTATCAAATCATCGGTGCTAGTCCTGAAAGTTTGGTTTCTGTTAAAAATGGCGTTGTAACAACCAATCCGATTGCCGGTACGCGACCAAGAGGGGCTACGGATGAAGAGGACAAGGCCTTGGCGACAGACCTGCTTTCTGATGAGAAGGAAACAGCAGAACATCGGATGTTGGTAGACTTGGGGCGTAACGATATTGGCCGCATCTCTGAAACGGCAAGTGTCCAAGTCACCAAGTATATGGAAGTGGAGCTCTTCCGCTATGTCATGCATTTGACCAGCGTGGTCAAGGGACGTTTGCTTCCAGACCTCACTGCCATGGATGTTTTGAAAGCTACACTTCCAGCTGGAACAGTTTCAGGAGCACCAAAGATTCGGGCCATGAGACGCATCTATGAACTGGAAACGGAAAAACGAGGCGTATACGCAGGAGCAATCGGCTACTTGTCTGCGACGGGTGATATGGATTTCGCCATTGCCATCCGAACCATGATTCTCAAAGATCAAACAGCCTATGTGCAGGCTGGGGCAGGGATTGTCTATGATTCTATCGCCCAAAACGAATACCAAGAAACCATTAACAAGGCTAAATCTATGACTAGAATTGGAGAACTAAGACCATGA
- a CDS encoding prepilin peptidase, giving the protein MIDLYFFLVGSILASFLGLIIDRFPEQSIIRPASYCNSCQTRLRPLDLIPILSQVFNRFRCRYCKIRYPFWYALFELGLGILFLAWSWGWISLGQVILITAGLTLGIYDFRHQEYPLLVWMTFHLILMAFCSWNLVMVFFLILGIMAHFIDIRMGAGDFLFLASCALIFSATELLILIQFASAAGILAFLLQKKKERLPFVPFLLLAATIIIFYQFLLVC; this is encoded by the coding sequence ATGATTGATCTTTATTTTTTTCTTGTCGGGAGCATTCTCGCTTCTTTCTTGGGTTTGATCATTGACCGTTTCCCTGAGCAATCCATTATTCGACCGGCTAGCTACTGCAATTCCTGTCAGACTCGCTTGCGACCCTTAGATTTGATTCCTATCCTTTCGCAGGTCTTCAATCGCTTTCGCTGTCGCTACTGCAAGATTCGATATCCATTCTGGTATGCCCTCTTTGAACTCGGCTTAGGAATCCTCTTTCTAGCTTGGTCTTGGGGCTGGATTTCCTTGGGTCAAGTCATCCTCATCACTGCTGGTTTGACCTTGGGCATCTACGACTTTCGCCATCAGGAATATCCCTTACTAGTCTGGATGACTTTCCACCTAATCCTCATGGCTTTCTGTAGTTGGAATCTGGTTATGGTCTTCTTCCTTATACTTGGAATCATGGCCCATTTTATCGATATTCGCATGGGCGCAGGGGATTTTCTCTTTCTAGCTTCTTGTGCTCTCATCTTTAGCGCGACAGAATTACTCATCTTGATTCAGTTCGCTTCTGCGGCAGGCATTCTGGCCTTTCTCCTGCAAAAGAAAAAGGAAAGACTTCCTTTCGTGCCTTTCCTCTTACTTGCTGCGACTATAATAATTTTCTATCAGTTCTTATTAGTTTGTTGA
- the trpB gene encoding tryptophan synthase subunit beta yields MAYQEPNKDGFYGKFGGRFVPETLMTAVLELEKAYRESQADPSFQEELNQLLRQYVGRETPLYYAKNLTQHIGGAKIYLKREDLNHTGAHKINNALGQVLLAKRMGKKKIIAETGAGQHGVATATAAALFNMECTIYMGEEDVKRQALNVFRMELLGAKVEAVTDGSRVLKDAVNAALRSWVANIDDTHYILGSALGPHPFPEIVRDFQSVIGREAKQQYRDMTGQDLPDALVACVGGGSNAIGLFHPFVEDESVAMYGAEAAGLGVDTEHHAATLTKGRPGVLHGSLMDVLQDAHGQILEAFSISAGLDYPGIGPEHSHYHDIKRASYVPVTDEEALEGFQLLSRVEGIIPALESSHAIAFAVKLAKDLGPDKSMIVCLSGRGDKDVVQVKDRLEADAAKKGEAHA; encoded by the coding sequence ATGGCATATCAAGAACCAAATAAAGATGGATTTTACGGAAAATTCGGCGGACGTTTCGTCCCAGAAACATTGATGACAGCAGTTTTGGAGTTGGAGAAGGCCTACCGTGAAAGTCAGGCGGACCCAAGTTTCCAAGAGGAATTAAACCAACTCTTACGCCAGTATGTAGGACGTGAAACTCCCCTTTACTACGCAAAAAACTTGACCCAGCATATCGGCGGAGCCAAGATTTACCTCAAGCGTGAAGACCTCAACCATACAGGGGCCCACAAAATTAACAATGCCTTGGGACAGGTTCTTCTGGCTAAACGCATGGGTAAAAAGAAAATTATCGCTGAAACTGGTGCTGGTCAGCACGGTGTGGCAACTGCAACAGCTGCAGCCCTCTTTAACATGGAATGTACCATCTACATGGGTGAGGAAGATGTTAAACGCCAAGCCCTTAATGTCTTCCGTATGGAGCTTTTGGGAGCCAAGGTTGAGGCTGTGACTGATGGTTCGCGCGTGCTCAAGGATGCGGTCAATGCAGCCCTTCGTTCATGGGTGGCTAATATCGATGATACCCACTATATTCTTGGTTCTGCCTTGGGGCCTCATCCATTCCCAGAAATTGTTCGTGATTTCCAAAGTGTCATTGGTCGAGAAGCTAAACAACAGTATCGCGATATGACAGGTCAAGATCTGCCAGATGCCCTAGTAGCCTGTGTTGGTGGTGGTTCTAATGCTATCGGTCTCTTCCATCCCTTTGTAGAAGATGAGTCTGTAGCCATGTATGGGGCTGAAGCAGCAGGACTTGGTGTGGATACAGAGCACCACGCAGCTACCTTGACCAAGGGCCGTCCAGGTGTTCTTCACGGTTCCCTCATGGATGTGCTCCAAGATGCCCATGGTCAAATTCTTGAAGCCTTCTCTATCTCAGCAGGTTTGGACTATCCTGGTATCGGTCCAGAACATTCACACTACCACGATATTAAACGTGCCAGCTATGTTCCTGTGACAGACGAAGAAGCCTTGGAAGGATTCCAACTCTTGTCTCGTGTGGAAGGAATTATCCCAGCCTTGGAATCTAGCCATGCCATTGCCTTTGCAGTGAAATTAGCCAAAGACCTCGGACCAGACAAGTCTATGATTGTCTGCCTATCTGGACGAGGGGACAAGGATGTGGTTCAAGTCAAAGACCGCTTGGAAGCAGATGCAGCAAAGAAGGGAGAAGCCCATGCCTAA
- a CDS encoding CsbD family protein, whose protein sequence is MSTEEKLNQAKGSIKEGVGKMIGDEKMEKEGTAEKVVSKVKEVAEDAKDAVEGAIEGVKNMLHKDEK, encoded by the coding sequence ATGTCAACAGAAGAAAAACTAAATCAAGCAAAAGGTTCCATTAAAGAAGGTGTCGGCAAAATGATCGGCGATGAAAAAATGGAAAAAGAAGGAACAGCTGAAAAAGTTGTTTCCAAAGTAAAAGAAGTTGCTGAAGATGCTAAAGACGCTGTCGAAGGCGCTATTGAAGGTGTTAAAAACATGCTTCACAAAGATGAAAAATAA
- a CDS encoding helix-turn-helix transcriptional regulator, with the protein MKIDRQMGIISHLVNKRKTTAKELSELFKVSTRTIMRDIDDLSLAGIPLYVMKGKNGGIFLMEDFQTDKPPLTQSERLSIESGLKSRYQVLEDASTFNAILKLNATNTYSDFEIDLSLSQGNLEIRTLIFKLLEAIRGRVKIKFSYINSQGLVSQKNCEPYRIVYKDRSWYMDAYDTDKARFSVFKVARISELTLSDTFSKRHFTPLPYDGGAWMNENKVPVILHVQKIVLDRFVELLGYNAIKPINSDIYEITYPLNDNDWGYNTLLAFGKYITVISPKHFLKHFTNYIDTIHKQYPN; encoded by the coding sequence ATGAAAATCGACCGTCAAATGGGGATTATTTCTCATTTAGTAAATAAACGAAAAACAACAGCTAAAGAATTATCAGAACTTTTTAAAGTCAGCACACGAACTATTATGAGAGATATTGATGATTTATCTCTTGCAGGCATTCCTCTCTATGTAATGAAAGGAAAAAATGGAGGCATTTTTCTTATGGAAGACTTCCAAACTGACAAACCTCCCCTGACCCAATCCGAACGGCTTTCGATCGAATCTGGTTTAAAAAGCCGTTATCAAGTATTGGAAGATGCCTCTACTTTCAATGCTATATTGAAATTAAATGCTACCAATACATACTCTGATTTCGAAATTGATTTATCTCTATCTCAAGGGAACTTGGAAATACGAACTTTGATTTTTAAGTTATTGGAAGCTATCAGAGGTAGAGTAAAAATAAAATTTTCCTATATTAATTCACAAGGACTGGTGAGTCAAAAAAATTGTGAGCCTTACCGTATTGTCTATAAGGACCGGAGTTGGTATATGGATGCCTACGATACTGATAAAGCGCGTTTTTCTGTTTTTAAAGTTGCTAGAATTAGTGAACTTACTCTCTCCGATACTTTTTCAAAAAGACATTTTACACCACTTCCCTATGATGGTGGTGCTTGGATGAATGAAAACAAAGTACCTGTCATCCTGCATGTCCAGAAAATTGTTCTTGATCGATTTGTGGAACTCTTAGGCTATAATGCCATAAAACCTATTAATAGCGATATTTACGAGATTACTTATCCGTTAAACGACAATGATTGGGGATACAATACCTTGCTTGCTTTTGGAAAATACATCACTGTTATATCTCCTAAGCATTTCCTGAAACATTTCACCAACTATATAGATACCATTCATAAGCAATACCCAAACTAA
- a CDS encoding aminodeoxychorismate/anthranilate synthase component II, translating to MILLIDNYDSFTYNLAQYIGNFAEVQVLRNDDPKLYEEAEKADGLVFSPGPGWPVDAGKMEDMIRDFAGKKPILGICLGHQAIAEVFGGKLGLAPKVMHGKQSHISFEAPSVLYQGIEDGRPVMRYHSILIEEMPEEFEVTARSTDDQAIMGIQHKSLPIYGFQYHPESIGTPDGLSSIRNFIEKVVK from the coding sequence ATGATTTTATTGATTGATAACTATGATTCTTTTACCTATAACTTGGCGCAGTACATTGGGAATTTTGCAGAAGTGCAGGTCTTGAGAAATGATGATCCCAAGCTGTATGAAGAAGCTGAAAAAGCAGATGGTCTGGTCTTTTCTCCCGGTCCTGGTTGGCCGGTGGATGCCGGAAAGATGGAAGACATGATTCGTGACTTTGCAGGCAAGAAGCCAATTCTAGGGATTTGTTTGGGTCACCAAGCCATCGCAGAAGTCTTTGGTGGGAAGCTAGGCTTGGCTCCAAAAGTCATGCATGGGAAACAGAGCCATATCAGCTTTGAAGCGCCATCTGTTCTCTATCAAGGCATTGAGGATGGTCGTCCAGTCATGCGTTATCATAGTATTTTGATTGAAGAAATGCCAGAAGAGTTTGAAGTGACAGCTCGTTCGACTGATGACCAGGCTATTATGGGAATTCAACACAAAAGCCTGCCGATTTATGGCTTCCAATACCATCCAGAGAGTATCGGAACGCCAGATGGCTTGTCTTCTATTCGGAATTTTATCGAGAAGGTTGTAAAGTGA
- a CDS encoding GNAT family N-acetyltransferase, translating into MTIRFEENVSTENAQLVCQWSNSLGKSFQEQWMGTMIPFPLTIQILQDLEGIFSIFDGQEFVGLIQKIRLEDRNLHIGRFFINPQKQGQGLGSQALRKFVSLAFENEDIDTISLNVYEANQTAYKLYQKEGFEIVQMVETPIRKYIMKKGR; encoded by the coding sequence ATGACAATTCGTTTTGAAGAAAATGTGAGCACAGAAAATGCTCAGCTCGTATGCCAATGGTCTAACTCCCTTGGCAAATCCTTTCAAGAACAATGGATGGGAACAATGATTCCTTTTCCCTTGACAATTCAAATCTTGCAAGATTTGGAAGGAATCTTTTCAATCTTTGATGGACAAGAGTTTGTGGGGCTTATCCAGAAAATCAGGCTAGAAGACAGGAATCTTCATATCGGGAGATTTTTTATCAACCCTCAGAAGCAGGGGCAAGGCTTAGGTAGCCAGGCTTTAAGAAAATTTGTTAGTTTGGCCTTTGAAAATGAAGACATAGACACTATTTCTCTAAATGTCTACGAGGCAAATCAAACAGCTTACAAGCTTTACCAAAAAGAAGGATTTGAAATCGTTCAAATGGTTGAAACACCTATACGAAAATACATCATGAAAAAGGGCAGATAG
- a CDS encoding phosphoribosylanthranilate isomerase: MTKVKICGLSTKEAVETAVSAGADYIGFVFAPSKRQVTLKEAAELAKLIPVNVKKVGVFVSPSRAELLEAIDKVCLDLVQVHGQVADDLFEDLPCASIQAVQVDGDGNVPNSQADYLLFDAPVAGSGQTFDWGQLDTAELAQPFFIAGGLNEDNVAKAIQHFTPYAVDVSSGVETDGQKDQEKIRRFIERAKNGISRTK, translated from the coding sequence TTGACAAAGGTTAAAATTTGTGGACTATCGACCAAAGAAGCGGTAGAGACAGCCGTTTCAGCAGGGGCAGACTATATCGGTTTTGTCTTTGCACCTAGTAAAAGGCAGGTGACCTTGAAAGAGGCTGCTGAGCTGGCAAAGCTCATTCCTGTGAACGTTAAAAAGGTTGGCGTATTTGTTTCACCAAGTCGGGCAGAACTGCTAGAAGCGATTGACAAAGTTTGCTTGGACTTGGTTCAAGTTCATGGTCAGGTAGCGGATGACTTGTTTGAGGATTTGCCTTGTGCCAGCATTCAGGCTGTGCAGGTGGATGGAGATGGGAATGTGCCCAATTCTCAGGCAGACTATCTACTCTTTGATGCCCCTGTGGCTGGGAGTGGTCAGACCTTTGACTGGGGCCAACTGGATACAGCAGAACTAGCTCAGCCATTTTTCATCGCAGGTGGACTTAATGAAGACAATGTAGCAAAAGCAATTCAACACTTTACTCCCTATGCAGTTGATGTATCGAGCGGAGTGGAGACAGATGGACAAAAAGATCAGGAAAAGATTAGAAGATTTATAGAGAGGGCAAAGAATGGCATATCAAGAACCAAATAA
- a CDS encoding DUF2273 domain-containing protein, translating into MEWFKKYQYPIIAGLVGVILACFILSFGFFKTLFVLICGALGAFAGYYVKEKYLNK; encoded by the coding sequence ATGGAATGGTTTAAAAAATACCAGTATCCAATTATTGCAGGTTTAGTAGGTGTCATTCTCGCTTGCTTTATCTTATCCTTTGGCTTTTTCAAAACACTATTTGTACTAATTTGTGGAGCCTTAGGAGCATTTGCAGGATACTATGTTAAGGAAAAATATTTAAATAAATAA
- the trpC gene encoding indole-3-glycerol phosphate synthase TrpC, producing MSQEFLARILEQKAREVEQMELEQIQPLRQTYRLADYLKQHQDRLQVIAEVKKASPSLGDINLNVDIVQQAQTYEANGAVMISVLTDEVFFKGHLDYLREISSQVQIPTLNKDFIIDEKQIIRARNAGATVILLIVAALSEERLKGLYDYATELGLEVLVETHNLAELEVAHRLGAEIIGVNNRNLTTFEVDLQTSVDLAQHFEEGRYYISESAIFTGKDAKRVAPYFNGILVGTALMQAEDVAQRIKELQIDKG from the coding sequence ATGAGTCAGGAATTTTTAGCACGAATCTTAGAGCAGAAGGCGCGTGAAGTCGAGCAGATGGAGCTGGAGCAAATCCAGCCCTTGCGCCAGACCTATCGCTTGGCTGACTATTTAAAACAACATCAGGACCGTTTACAGGTAATCGCTGAGGTCAAGAAAGCTAGCCCTAGTCTGGGAGATATCAATCTCAATGTGGATATTGTGCAACAGGCCCAGACTTATGAAGCGAACGGCGCAGTGATGATTTCGGTTTTGACAGATGAGGTTTTCTTTAAAGGGCATTTGGATTATCTACGAGAGATTTCCAGTCAGGTACAGATTCCGACGCTCAACAAGGACTTTATCATCGATGAAAAGCAAATCATCCGTGCTCGCAATGCCGGCGCGACAGTTATCCTGCTCATCGTGGCAGCCTTGTCAGAAGAACGCCTCAAGGGACTTTACGACTACGCGACAGAGCTTGGTCTGGAAGTCTTGGTGGAGACTCACAATTTAGCTGAACTAGAGGTGGCCCACAGACTTGGTGCAGAGATTATTGGGGTCAATAATCGCAACTTGACCACCTTTGAAGTCGACTTGCAGACCAGTGTAGACTTAGCCCAGCACTTTGAGGAAGGGCGCTATTACATTTCTGAATCTGCTATTTTCACAGGGAAGGATGCAAAACGCGTTGCACCATACTTTAACGGAATTTTGGTAGGGACAGCTCTTATGCAGGCAGAGGATGTGGCTCAAAGAATCAAGGAGTTGCAAATTGACAAAGGTTAA
- a CDS encoding effector binding domain-containing protein translates to MKHQTKPSFTLVGKSILIEGTTVHEHHYSKEKTAFYTQLFKEGMLGKLMPHSIDKRGYALIVPHKDGIQYYAGVVANNAVAGYESILVPEKDYLVSSASGDKSRLLFDKLEDNFFEGEYSSLYNDGIILEILLNGNPMDAEVELWVPNSTN, encoded by the coding sequence ATGAAACATCAAACTAAACCATCGTTTACCTTAGTTGGCAAGAGTATTTTGATAGAAGGAACTACAGTTCATGAACATCACTATTCTAAAGAGAAAACGGCATTCTATACTCAGTTATTTAAAGAAGGAATGCTAGGAAAATTGATGCCCCATTCCATAGATAAAAGAGGCTATGCTTTGATAGTTCCTCATAAAGATGGTATACAATACTACGCAGGAGTTGTGGCAAATAATGCTGTGGCAGGTTACGAAAGCATTCTTGTCCCAGAGAAAGATTATTTAGTAAGCTCAGCCAGTGGTGATAAATCAAGACTCTTGTTTGATAAATTGGAGGATAACTTTTTTGAGGGAGAATATAGTTCGCTTTACAATGATGGAATTATCTTAGAAATACTTTTAAACGGTAATCCCATGGATGCAGAAGTTGAGCTTTGGGTTCCCAATTCAACAAACTAA